The sequence CGGCCGTCGAGACGCTTGCCGCGCTCGAGGGCCTCGTCGCGCATGACCTTCTCCTTCAGGCCCTTGAACACCTTCTTCGCGTCGGCACGGCGGTCGGCCTCGTCCTCGGGAATGCTGGCGAGGAGATCCTCGAGTGCCTTGTCCACGCTGCTGTAGTTCTCGAGCTTGTCCTTGATGCGCATCGCGTCGGCGAGCGGACCATAGGCACGCGCTTCGATCTCGCGGGCGAAGTCGGCATCGACATCCTTGGACGGAAGCACGAGCTTCTTGCGTCCCGCCGCCTTCGCGAGGTCGTCGATCGTGGCGACGATCTGCTTGATCGCCGTGTGGCCCGCGTCCAGCGCACCCACCATCGTCTCTTCGGAGACTTCCTGCGAGCCGGCCTCGACCATCATGATCGCGTCGGCGCTGCCGGCGATGATGAGGTCGAGCGAACTGGCGCGGCGCTGCGCGAACGTCGGGTTGATGACGTACGCGCCATCGACGTAGCCCACGCGCACACCGGCCACCGTCTTCTGGAAGGGGATCTCGGCGAGCGCGAGCGCGGCGCCCGCGCCGGTGACGGCGAGGACGTCGGAGTCGTAGTCGGTATCGGCCGAGACGACGAGCGCGATCACCTGGGTGTCGTACGCCCATCCGGACGGGAAGAGCGGACGGATCGGCCTGTCGATCAGGCGGCTCGTGAGGACTTCCTTCTCGGTCGGCTTGCCTTCGCGCTTGAAGAAGCCCCCGGGGATGCGGCCCGACGCGTACGTGAACTCGCGGTAGTCGACCGTGAGGGGCAGGAAGTCGATGCCCTGCCGCGGCTGCGCGGAGTGGCAGGCCGAGACGAGGACGATGGTGTCGCCCATTCGAACGAGGACCGAACCATCGGCCTGCTTGGCGAGCTTGCCTGTTTCGAACGAGAGGGCTCGGGATCCGAGCTCGAGGCTGCGTGTGTGCATGGGGTTCCCTGTCATGTCAGTGCCAGGGGACCTGTCTGCCCTGGCGGGGTGCTGGTGCGTGGAAACGATCGGTGCGAGTGGGGCCGCACGGCGGCGGTCCGCCGGGCCTGCCACTGTCGCGCGATCGGTGAGCGGAGCCAGACACGAAAGGGACGGAAGCAGGCTCCCGTCCCTTTCTGTCTCCGCTACTTGCGGATGCCGAGGCGCTTGATGAGCTGCGCGTATCGGTCGGTGTTCTTGGCCTTGACGTAGTCCAGCAGGCGGCGACGCTGTCCCACCAGCTTCAGCAGACCGCGGCGCGAGTGGTGATCCTTGGCGTGCGTCTTGAAGTGCTCGGTGAGATAGGTGATGCGCTCGCTGAGGATGGCCACCTGCACTTCGGGAGAACCTGTGTCCGACTCGTGCTGGCGGAAGTCTTCGATGAGATTGGTCTTGCGGTCCTTCGTCAATGCCACGGGTACTGCCTCCGCGAACGGCCCAGTCGACCCCACCCTCGGGCACCGGCTCCGTCGTCGTGTTGATGATGAGATGACGCTCGTCAATGAGCGTCAGCGAACCAGTAATCGTAGCACGACAGGATGGATGAAGGAGGACGAGACGCAGGACATCACGCCGTAGGGACGGCCCTTGCCTGCCCTCGTCGCTGCGTGGCAGCGGAGGGGGTGGCCGCCCGCGGGCGGTAGGGCCGGCTCTCCCGGGGGAACCGTTGGAACCGCTCGTCGAGGGGAAAGTCGACGCTGCGCTCGATGGCGAAGCGGGGGGTGTCGGGGTGGGTCGGGTTGAGGAGGTAG comes from Acidobacteriota bacterium and encodes:
- the rpsO gene encoding 30S ribosomal protein S15 encodes the protein MALTKDRKTNLIEDFRQHESDTGSPEVQVAILSERITYLTEHFKTHAKDHHSRRGLLKLVGQRRRLLDYVKAKNTDRYAQLIKRLGIRK